TTCCTGGCCACCGCCCGGTGGGACCATGGCGCCGCCCGCGACAACCTCCAGAAGCACATCGGGGCGGTCATTGCGGACCTGCCGACCGAACCTATGGGCACGGTCGGGGTGATCGACGAGACCAGTTGCCGCAAGTGGGGCGACCACACGCCGGGTGTCCAGCGCCAGTACCTGGGGTGCGTGGGCAAGGTCGATAATGGCATCGTGACGGTCCACATCGGAGTCACGAAAGGAACGTTCCAGGCCCTGCTGGACGCCGACCTGTTCGTCCCCGAGTCGTGGGACGCGGATCGGGATCGGTGTGAACAGGCGGGCATCCCCGATGATGTCGGGCACCAGACCAAGTGGCGGCTGGCGGTGGACCAGTGGCTCCGCGCGACCGGTAACGGGGTAGCGTTCGACTGGCTGACGTTCGACGAGGGGTACGGCGCCGCGGTCCCGTTCCTCCGGTTCCTGAGCCTGGTGAATCAACAGTTCGTGGCCGAGGTGCCGGTGAGCTTCGCTGTTCGAGACAAGGCCGGCGATCCGGCCCGCCGAGCGGACGCCCGGTTGACCGAGGCGCTCGCCCGGAACGGCAAGCGGCATCGCATCGCCCACCGAACCGTGCGCGCGTCGTTCTGGCGGGCGGTGACCGCGTCCGTGTGGGTCGCCGACCGAGAGCACACATTGGTCGCGACAATAAACGAAGCGACCGGAGAGACCAAGTACTTCCTGACCAACGCGACGACGGCATCTGTGGCGCGCGTCCTGGCTGTGGCGTTCCGCCGGTGGACCGTGGAGCACGGGTTCCGCCTGGGCAAGCAAGAAGCCGGGCTCCTGGACTACGAGGGCCGGGACTACACCGGGTTGGTTCGGCACCTGACCCTGGCCCTGCTCGTCCTGGGGTTCGTCGCCACCTGCACGGAGCGGCTGCGGGGGGAAAAACCCCGAGGTTACGGCGGAACAGGTGTGCCGGGCGCTGAACCAGCGGTGCGCGGTCATGTTCCGTCGGCGGCGGGGCGTGCCCGACGTACGACACACCAGCAACGTCATCTGCTACCACCAGACGCGCAACGCCCGAGCCGCCAAGTCCCACAAGAAGCAGCGGCATAGGCGGGTCGTCTGAGCCGGTGACTCGGCGGAGGTGAGGGACATATGGAGGACGTCGCGAGC
The Gemmata palustris DNA segment above includes these coding regions:
- a CDS encoding IS701 family transposase codes for the protein MTEQEIVALGPAFAAYLRRFRGHFGQERTAEHFNAYCRGLLSDLPRKSVEPIALAAGTAVRTLQAFLATARWDHGAARDNLQKHIGAVIADLPTEPMGTVGVIDETSCRKWGDHTPGVQRQYLGCVGKVDNGIVTVHIGVTKGTFQALLDADLFVPESWDADRDRCEQAGIPDDVGHQTKWRLAVDQWLRATGNGVAFDWLTFDEGYGAAVPFLRFLSLVNQQFVAEVPVSFAVRDKAGDPARRADARLTEALARNGKRHRIAHRTVRASFWRAVTASVWVADREHTLVATINEATGETKYFLTNATTASVARVLAVAFRRWTVEHGFRLGKQEAGLLDYEGRDYTGLVRHLTLALLVLGFVATCTERLRGEKPRGYGGTGVPGAEPAVRGHVPSAAGRARRTTHQQRHLLPPDAQRPSRQVPQEAAA